A single region of the Solwaraspora sp. WMMD791 genome encodes:
- a CDS encoding DUF6879 family protein encodes MIVDDPDAFQKLFLGFEHVAFKFEVRRSYGVQAEDLPFQEFLAGRDPGIEWLRGWLDLMASQTSTGKRVERVRVVDDPPSDFLRFEISITPYNLAVGEDIRYIDRDVADALDLPHHDFWLFDSRKLAVLHFGDDDTFLGFETVDGIDDILQHCYWRDVAWTRATRFADYRS; translated from the coding sequence GTGATCGTCGACGACCCTGATGCTTTCCAGAAACTCTTTCTGGGCTTCGAGCATGTCGCCTTCAAGTTCGAGGTGCGAAGATCTTACGGGGTGCAGGCCGAGGATCTTCCATTCCAGGAATTTCTGGCCGGCCGGGACCCGGGCATCGAATGGCTTCGAGGCTGGCTCGACCTGATGGCGTCGCAGACCTCGACCGGGAAGCGGGTGGAACGCGTCCGAGTCGTCGATGATCCACCGAGCGACTTCCTCCGTTTCGAAATTTCCATCACCCCGTACAACCTGGCTGTGGGCGAGGACATTCGATACATCGATCGCGACGTGGCCGACGCGTTGGACCTCCCGCACCATGACTTCTGGCTTTTCGACTCGCGCAAACTCGCGGTCCTGCACTTCGGCGACGACGACACGTTTCTCGGCTTCGAGACAGTCGACGGGATCGACGACATACTCCAGCACTGCTACTGGCGCGACGTGGCATGGACGCGCGCGACCAGGTTCGCCGACTACCGGTCGTAA
- a CDS encoding class I SAM-dependent methyltransferase, whose protein sequence is MPAVTAGWSGTAQVRRSYAALAEHYTTMTADYGRFPGLRQELTDFLTALGPGPVLDLGCGAGRDADLVAGTGRAVVLADVTPELLRATTVRIAVDAAVCCDALALPLRSATFAGVIASGVLLHLPRQHTVTALDNIRRVLLPGGKALISMKHGGRDGWRSTDDFPAPRWFTYYEPEDFAALCRRVGLRVAQLDVSSRKDWFTATTERPEL, encoded by the coding sequence GTGCCCGCCGTGACCGCCGGCTGGTCCGGCACCGCCCAGGTACGCCGCTCCTACGCGGCCCTGGCCGAGCACTACACGACAATGACGGCCGACTACGGCCGGTTCCCTGGGCTGCGACAGGAGCTGACGGACTTCCTGACCGCGCTCGGGCCAGGGCCGGTGCTCGACCTCGGCTGCGGCGCTGGTCGCGACGCCGACCTGGTCGCCGGCACCGGCCGGGCCGTCGTCCTCGCCGATGTCACCCCGGAGCTGCTGCGCGCGACCACCGTGCGGATCGCCGTCGACGCTGCTGTCTGCTGCGACGCGCTCGCCCTGCCGCTGCGGTCCGCGACCTTCGCCGGTGTGATCGCCAGCGGGGTCCTGCTGCACCTGCCCCGGCAGCACACGGTCACCGCGCTCGACAACATCCGGCGGGTTCTGCTGCCCGGCGGCAAGGCGCTGATCAGCATGAAACACGGAGGCCGCGACGGCTGGCGCAGCACCGACGACTTCCCGGCCCCGCGCTGGTTCACCTACTACGAGCCGGAGGATTTCGCCGCGCTGTGCCGCAGGGTGGGGCTACGCGTTGCGCAGCTGGACGTCAGCAGCCGCAAGGACTGGTTCACCGCGACCACCGAGCGGCCCGAGCTGTAG
- a CDS encoding tetratricopeptide repeat protein, which translates to MNPAHGNADADNDFAGGAGAVVQAAQISGGVHVRVTDVPLPPPRQLPPATKGFIDRELHIRQLDSLLDETDLRTSDGRLPVVTISTVSGSAGVGKTALAVHWAHRVRARFPDGDLYINLRGYDAVPPLTPQEALDGFLRALNVPPEKIPTDLPGRTALYRSLTDGRRMLVLLDNASTAEQVRPLLPASPTCMVIITSRDRLSGLAVRDGAIRAVLDVLTDDDSIRLLRETTSPERIDAEPAAALRLAELCSRLPLALRIVADRAVSDPDMSLADLVTELEEENGRLDALSVPGDELSAVRTVFSWTYRSLDPPVARTFRLLGLHPGADVSLSAVAALTGRPVSEARRHLDSLVGLHLLTRIAGHRYRLHDLLRLYAAERAQADEPPAEVKAGLARMFDWYLVRVYDSYRKILPQGRPIPGLTGVTADGQPPFATLDEALRWSEQERLNVLDVIRLAHDTGHCDVTWKLAAASMAFFERRSYWRAWIDSHLLALDCTRHLADRSAEGFMLLLLGDAWWDRGDTDEALRYYSAARDAAQQVGDSWTAGYALRGCCLAYEDSGRFDEAVACAEGALEIFRDAGEDRGVGLSLMSLGNGHRNMLRYAEAIASYEQAMEIFRTIGNRWSEALVELQLGRTLTDVPEPVAALDHLARARELFAAAGDPRHECITLVYVGDAHAADGDRTAARQAWSAALTTLIGLDDPLVVEVRRRMESAEERT; encoded by the coding sequence ATGAACCCGGCGCACGGCAACGCCGATGCCGACAACGACTTCGCCGGGGGCGCCGGTGCGGTTGTCCAGGCCGCGCAGATATCCGGTGGCGTGCACGTCCGGGTCACCGACGTTCCGCTTCCCCCGCCGCGCCAACTGCCACCCGCCACGAAAGGGTTCATCGACCGGGAACTGCATATCCGGCAGCTCGACTCGCTACTCGACGAGACAGATCTACGGACCAGTGACGGCAGGCTCCCGGTCGTGACCATCTCGACCGTTTCAGGTAGCGCCGGGGTCGGCAAGACCGCGCTCGCGGTCCACTGGGCACACCGGGTGCGCGCCCGGTTCCCGGACGGGGACCTCTACATCAACCTGCGCGGCTACGATGCGGTGCCGCCGTTGACCCCGCAGGAGGCCCTGGACGGATTCCTGCGGGCGCTCAACGTACCGCCGGAGAAGATCCCGACGGACCTGCCCGGACGGACCGCGCTCTACCGGTCGCTGACCGACGGACGCCGTATGCTGGTGCTGCTGGACAACGCGTCGACCGCCGAGCAGGTGCGACCGCTGCTACCCGCCTCCCCGACCTGCATGGTGATCATCACGAGCCGGGACAGGCTTTCCGGTCTGGCGGTGCGCGACGGTGCGATCCGGGCGGTGCTCGACGTGTTGACCGACGACGACTCCATCCGGCTGTTGCGCGAGACGACCAGCCCGGAGCGCATCGACGCCGAGCCTGCGGCGGCCCTGCGGCTGGCGGAACTCTGCTCGCGGCTCCCACTCGCGCTCCGCATCGTGGCCGACCGCGCCGTCAGTGACCCGGACATGAGCCTGGCCGATCTGGTGACGGAGCTGGAGGAGGAGAACGGTCGGCTCGACGCACTGTCCGTGCCCGGTGACGAATTGTCCGCCGTCCGTACCGTCTTCTCGTGGACCTACCGGTCGCTCGACCCCCCGGTCGCGCGTACCTTCCGGTTGTTGGGGCTGCATCCGGGCGCGGATGTCTCGTTGTCGGCCGTGGCGGCACTGACCGGGCGTCCGGTGTCGGAGGCGCGGCGGCACCTGGACTCGTTGGTCGGGCTGCACCTGCTGACCCGGATCGCGGGGCACCGGTACCGGTTGCATGACCTGCTCCGGCTCTACGCGGCGGAACGGGCGCAAGCGGACGAGCCACCCGCCGAGGTCAAGGCCGGGCTGGCGCGGATGTTCGACTGGTACCTGGTCCGGGTGTACGACAGCTATCGCAAGATCCTCCCCCAGGGTCGACCGATCCCGGGCCTGACCGGCGTCACCGCTGACGGGCAGCCCCCGTTCGCGACGCTCGACGAGGCGCTGCGCTGGTCCGAGCAGGAGCGCCTGAACGTACTCGACGTCATCCGCCTGGCGCACGACACCGGGCACTGCGACGTCACCTGGAAACTCGCCGCCGCCTCGATGGCGTTCTTCGAACGACGCTCCTACTGGCGAGCCTGGATCGACAGCCATCTGCTGGCCCTCGACTGCACCCGCCACCTGGCGGACCGATCGGCCGAAGGCTTCATGCTGCTGCTCCTCGGCGACGCCTGGTGGGACCGCGGCGACACCGACGAGGCACTGCGCTACTACTCGGCAGCGCGGGACGCGGCCCAGCAGGTCGGCGACAGCTGGACAGCAGGCTACGCGCTGCGCGGCTGCTGCCTCGCCTACGAGGACTCGGGCCGCTTCGACGAGGCGGTCGCGTGCGCCGAGGGTGCGTTGGAGATCTTCCGCGATGCCGGCGAGGACCGGGGCGTCGGCCTGTCCTTGATGAGCCTCGGCAACGGCCACCGCAACATGCTCCGGTACGCCGAGGCGATCGCGTCGTACGAGCAGGCCATGGAGATCTTCCGGACGATCGGAAACCGTTGGAGCGAGGCGCTGGTCGAGCTGCAGCTCGGTCGCACCCTGACCGACGTGCCGGAGCCTGTCGCGGCGCTGGACCACCTTGCCCGCGCTCGCGAGTTGTTCGCGGCGGCCGGCGATCCCCGCCACGAGTGCATCACCCTGGTGTACGTGGGCGACGCGCACGCGGCGGACGGAGACCGGACCGCAGCGCGTCAGGCGTGGTCGGCGGCGCTGACGACGCTGATCGGATTGGACGACCCGCTGGTCGTCGAGGTGCGGCGGCGGATGGAGTCGGCTGAGGAAAGGACGTGA
- a CDS encoding HIT family protein — protein sequence MDLHEDLPADCLFCRRDDRQLNCVSHENATCFARLDNFPAAEGHTEIVPKRHIESFFGLTPQEVRDAYELILVVRDDLAARLRPDGYTIGINEGRAAGRSIDHLHIHVIPRRFGDVEDPAGGIRQILPNCDPQAWAAATAAALDRPGPLPR from the coding sequence ATGGATCTTCATGAAGACTTGCCGGCGGACTGCCTGTTCTGCCGGCGAGACGATAGGCAGCTCAACTGCGTCTCGCACGAGAACGCGACCTGCTTTGCCCGGCTGGACAACTTCCCGGCGGCGGAGGGGCACACGGAGATCGTCCCGAAGCGTCACATCGAGTCGTTCTTCGGCCTCACCCCGCAGGAGGTGCGGGACGCGTACGAACTGATCTTGGTGGTGCGCGACGATCTGGCCGCGCGGCTGCGACCGGATGGATACACGATCGGGATCAACGAGGGTCGCGCGGCCGGGCGCAGCATCGACCACCTGCACATCCATGTGATCCCGCGCAGATTCGGCGACGTCGAGGACCCGGCCGGCGGCATCCGGCAGATCCTGCCGAACTGCGACCCTCAGGCTTGGGCGGCGGCGACGGCCGCCGCGCTCGACCGGCCCGGTCCGCTGCCGCGCTGA
- a CDS encoding DUF397 domain-containing protein — protein MELIDAPRWRKSSRSNGQGGDCVEVADNLAGRVLVRDSKDQAGPVLTFGPAAWRSFVAGAVAAAGAGSQ, from the coding sequence ATGGAACTGATCGACGCTCCACGCTGGCGTAAGTCCAGCCGCAGTAACGGCCAGGGTGGTGACTGTGTGGAGGTAGCCGACAACCTGGCTGGTCGGGTGCTGGTGCGGGACTCGAAGGACCAGGCTGGTCCGGTGCTGACGTTCGGCCCGGCCGCCTGGCGGTCCTTCGTGGCCGGGGCGGTCGCGGCGGCGGGCGCGGGCTCCCAGTAG
- a CDS encoding pectinesterase family protein — protein sequence MRRRVVLAAGAAALIPGLGALAGPLPAAASTRRRIVVAADGRGDVTTVQAAVDAVPAGNTAPFHIDVRPGVYHGQVIVPADKPHIVLRGLGRDPADVVITDDRANGTPKPGGGTWGTSGSASVTLDGADFTAENLTLSNSFDEAAHPEITNRQAVAVLTRADRIAFRGVRFVGNQDTLYVNSQSAATVARVALDGCYVEGDVDFIFGRATAAFTRCHIHSLDRGSDSNNGYVTAASTAISNPYGLLFDRCRFTGDAAPGTVYLGRPWHPSNDPDAIGQTVVRDSVLGAHIKAAPWTDFGSWPWREARYFEYRNRGPGAGVTDDRPQLTQEQAAAYTPARVLAGADGWRPFC from the coding sequence ATGCGACGGCGAGTGGTGCTCGCGGCCGGTGCGGCGGCGCTGATTCCTGGCCTCGGTGCCCTGGCGGGCCCGCTGCCGGCGGCCGCGTCGACCCGGCGGCGGATCGTCGTCGCCGCCGACGGCCGGGGCGACGTGACGACCGTCCAGGCGGCGGTCGACGCGGTCCCGGCCGGCAACACCGCGCCGTTCCACATCGACGTCCGGCCCGGTGTCTACCACGGGCAGGTGATCGTCCCGGCGGACAAGCCGCACATCGTGCTGCGCGGGCTCGGGCGCGACCCGGCCGACGTCGTGATCACCGACGACCGCGCCAACGGCACCCCGAAGCCGGGCGGCGGGACCTGGGGCACCTCGGGCAGCGCCTCGGTCACACTGGACGGTGCCGACTTCACGGCGGAGAACCTGACGCTGAGCAACTCGTTCGACGAGGCCGCCCACCCGGAGATCACCAACCGGCAGGCCGTCGCGGTGCTGACCCGCGCCGACCGGATCGCCTTCCGGGGCGTGCGGTTCGTCGGCAACCAGGACACGCTGTACGTCAACAGCCAGTCCGCCGCGACCGTCGCCCGGGTGGCGCTCGACGGCTGCTACGTCGAGGGCGACGTCGACTTCATCTTCGGCCGGGCCACCGCCGCCTTCACCCGGTGCCACATCCATTCGCTGGACCGGGGTTCGGACAGCAACAACGGGTACGTGACCGCCGCGAGCACCGCGATCAGCAACCCGTACGGTCTGCTCTTCGACCGGTGCCGGTTCACCGGCGACGCCGCGCCGGGCACGGTGTACCTCGGCCGACCGTGGCACCCCAGCAACGATCCGGACGCGATCGGGCAGACCGTCGTCCGCGACAGCGTGCTCGGCGCGCACATCAAGGCCGCGCCGTGGACCGACTTCGGCAGCTGGCCGTGGCGGGAGGCCCGCTACTTCGAGTACCGCAACCGTGGCCCCGGTGCGGGCGTCACCGACGACCGCCCGCAGTTGACTCAGGAGCAGGCCGCCGCGTACACGCCTGCCCGGGTCCTCGCCGGGGCGGACGGCTGGCGACCGTTCTGCTGA
- a CDS encoding Scr1 family TA system antitoxin-like transcriptional regulator yields the protein MSGYNALARILKFARNQAGMTQEQLAARINVSSSLIAKFETSRLIPKPDTARQLDALFDSGNMFQELAAEARANFGQPVWVRPWLEHERNATMIRSFQPLIVPGLLQTEEYAEAILTDGGNRVSDIESAVAARLARVAVLHRADTPCRLFAVLDETMLRRPIGGPEVMREQLQAIIKACAEPNVEVAVVPSSTGTYPGLNGPLVLGTVDGRTVAILDSPLGGQVVEEPDEIALLEELWEAIRGYALPRQASLDLIMEAAESWN from the coding sequence ATGAGTGGCTACAACGCGTTGGCGCGGATCTTGAAGTTCGCTCGGAATCAGGCGGGGATGACGCAGGAACAGTTGGCGGCACGGATAAACGTCTCGTCGTCGTTGATCGCGAAGTTCGAGACGAGTCGCCTCATCCCGAAGCCGGACACCGCGCGGCAGCTGGACGCGCTGTTCGACTCGGGCAACATGTTCCAGGAGCTGGCAGCGGAGGCCCGCGCCAACTTCGGCCAGCCGGTCTGGGTCCGCCCGTGGCTGGAGCACGAACGCAACGCCACCATGATCCGGTCGTTTCAGCCGCTGATCGTGCCGGGCCTGCTACAAACCGAGGAGTACGCCGAAGCGATCCTGACGGACGGGGGCAACCGTGTGTCGGACATCGAATCGGCAGTGGCTGCGCGACTGGCGCGGGTGGCCGTGCTGCACCGCGCCGACACACCGTGTCGGTTGTTCGCGGTCCTCGATGAAACCATGCTGCGCCGCCCGATCGGTGGGCCGGAGGTGATGCGCGAGCAACTTCAGGCGATCATCAAAGCGTGCGCGGAGCCCAACGTCGAGGTGGCCGTGGTGCCCTCTTCAACTGGAACCTACCCGGGCCTGAACGGCCCGTTGGTTCTCGGCACGGTCGATGGTCGCACTGTTGCCATTCTGGACAGCCCGTTGGGCGGTCAGGTGGTCGAGGAACCGGATGAAATCGCGCTGTTGGAGGAGCTCTGGGAGGCGATCCGGGGCTACGCTCTGCCTCGACAGGCGTCGCTCGATTTGATCATGGAGGCAGCCGAGTCATGGAACTGA
- a CDS encoding MurR/RpiR family transcriptional regulator codes for MAGHEEQSLAGTAVADAPGPADSVLARIRLTDVTGALRRVADQVLADPAGAARATIVELAERSGTSPATVTRFCRALGFDGYADLRLGIAAETGRARAAGWTVDIGREIQPGDPLDRVLGQIMAADTQAMNDTAALLDLAEVEKAANAVAAASRVNIFGASGSALVGEEMQFSLHRIGVPAWAWTDLHNGLASAALMRDGDVALGISHTGQTRETIEMVAEAGSHGATTVALTSFPRSTLAELADIVLLTATQATTFRPDALSARHPQLVVLDLLYVAVAQRTHDRAHAAFRRTARAVDGHKAVDGHKAMNPIIHRPAETPS; via the coding sequence ATGGCCGGGCACGAGGAGCAGAGCCTCGCGGGGACCGCGGTGGCCGACGCCCCCGGGCCGGCGGACTCGGTGCTGGCCCGCATCCGGCTCACCGACGTCACCGGCGCCCTGCGCCGGGTCGCCGACCAGGTGCTCGCCGACCCGGCCGGGGCCGCCCGCGCCACCATCGTCGAGCTGGCCGAACGCAGCGGTACGTCACCGGCGACGGTGACCCGCTTCTGCCGGGCACTCGGCTTCGACGGCTACGCTGACCTGCGGCTCGGCATCGCCGCCGAGACCGGCCGGGCCCGTGCCGCGGGCTGGACCGTGGACATCGGACGGGAGATCCAGCCGGGTGACCCGCTCGACCGGGTGCTCGGCCAGATCATGGCCGCCGACACCCAGGCGATGAACGACACCGCCGCCCTGCTGGATCTCGCCGAGGTCGAGAAGGCCGCCAACGCCGTCGCCGCCGCCAGTCGGGTCAACATCTTCGGTGCCAGCGGCAGCGCCCTGGTCGGCGAGGAGATGCAGTTCAGTCTGCACCGCATCGGCGTACCGGCCTGGGCCTGGACCGACCTGCACAACGGTCTGGCCAGCGCGGCGCTGATGCGCGACGGCGATGTGGCCCTGGGAATCTCGCACACCGGCCAGACCCGGGAAACCATCGAGATGGTCGCCGAGGCCGGCAGCCACGGCGCGACCACCGTCGCGTTGACCAGCTTTCCCCGCTCCACCCTGGCCGAGCTGGCCGACATCGTCCTGCTCACCGCCACCCAGGCGACGACCTTCCGGCCGGACGCGCTGTCCGCCCGGCACCCGCAACTCGTCGTGCTCGACCTGCTGTACGTCGCCGTCGCGCAACGGACCCACGACCGGGCGCACGCGGCGTTCCGTCGGACCGCCCGTGCCGTCGACGGTCACAAAGCTGTTGATGGCCATAAAGCCATGAACCCGATCATCCACCGCCCCGCCGAAACCCCCAGCTGA
- the thiL gene encoding thiamine-phosphate kinase encodes MTSQASFSDEPTRVAALVGAFLTGQSGSVLGDSHGPHATLTAGADTRDDCAIYDLDGPVTLVVGSDYVRGPKFALYEHGLLTNVDIGYYLVAANVSDIAAMGAAPIGVLTVVRYPNDLDDTGFLDVMAGIHQACTDFGTLNVGGDIGNAERIVLSASAIGICRTGSALTRRGARPGDHLCVTGPCGVLGAAVAYFPKRAVNGWALPDSVEADLLDSWRRPRARVAEGRLLSTGGYATACQDTSDGLRATIEQLAAASGVGFTVTADDIAVHPAVSAVAKLTGTDDLTLAMSASADFQLAFTVPDDRLDACRDTFDRNGLTFDVIGRATPPEDGVSLLTRDGSRTALPGVAWKHQSTDISTLVTGGGAPGAPAR; translated from the coding sequence ATGACCTCGCAAGCCAGCTTCTCCGATGAACCGACCCGGGTCGCCGCGCTCGTCGGCGCATTCCTCACCGGCCAGTCCGGTTCGGTCCTCGGGGACAGCCACGGCCCGCACGCCACCCTCACCGCCGGGGCCGACACCCGCGACGACTGCGCGATCTACGACCTCGACGGGCCGGTCACCCTCGTCGTCGGATCCGACTACGTACGCGGCCCGAAGTTCGCCCTCTACGAACACGGCCTGCTCACCAACGTCGACATCGGCTACTACCTGGTCGCCGCCAACGTCAGCGACATCGCGGCGATGGGTGCCGCGCCGATCGGCGTACTGACCGTCGTGCGCTACCCCAACGACCTCGACGACACCGGGTTCCTCGACGTCATGGCCGGCATCCACCAGGCCTGCACCGACTTCGGCACCCTCAACGTCGGCGGCGACATCGGCAACGCCGAACGCATCGTGCTCTCCGCGTCCGCGATCGGCATCTGCCGTACGGGCAGCGCCCTGACCCGCCGTGGCGCGCGACCCGGCGACCACCTCTGCGTCACCGGCCCCTGCGGGGTCCTCGGCGCCGCCGTCGCCTACTTCCCGAAACGTGCCGTCAACGGGTGGGCGCTGCCCGACAGTGTCGAAGCCGACCTGCTCGACAGTTGGCGGCGGCCCCGCGCCCGGGTCGCCGAAGGCCGGCTGCTGTCGACCGGCGGCTACGCGACCGCCTGCCAGGACACCTCGGACGGCCTGCGCGCCACGATCGAGCAGCTCGCCGCCGCCAGCGGTGTCGGCTTCACCGTCACCGCCGACGACATCGCCGTCCACCCCGCCGTCAGTGCCGTCGCCAAACTCACCGGCACCGACGACCTCACCCTCGCAATGAGCGCGTCAGCCGACTTCCAGCTCGCCTTCACGGTGCCCGACGACCGGCTCGACGCCTGCCGGGACACCTTCGACCGCAACGGTCTCACCTTCGACGTCATCGGCCGCGCCACCCCACCCGAGGACGGTGTCAGCCTGCTTACCCGGGACGGCAGCAGGACCGCCCTGCCCGGCGTCGCCTGGAAACATCAGAGCACCGACATCAGCACCCTCGTCACCGGCGGCGGCGCCCCGGGCGCCCCGGCGCGGTGA
- a CDS encoding DUF5753 domain-containing protein produces MPVTGPTVVRRQLGRRLRRLREEAARTEQEVERAKVCSRTTLWRIENGKFPVKMNTVRGLCWFYGADAETTDALTRLAAACDEQGWWESHGDAVPDWFRLYIGLEAAATEIHNYNPDLVHGLLQTPDYMRAVFRAADPRVPEQQIERLVSLRLDRQISYYDRAEPARIVAILGEGALAREVGGPAVMAEQRAHLASVGRRVRVEVRVLPGAAGAHAAFAGAFTVLDFADPDDPDVVYVESHMGARYMERPEELAEYRRVFRLIRDQSIPIEEYLR; encoded by the coding sequence ATGCCGGTCACCGGACCGACTGTGGTACGTCGTCAACTGGGGCGACGACTGCGCCGTCTGCGGGAGGAGGCGGCCCGCACCGAGCAGGAGGTGGAGCGGGCCAAGGTTTGTTCCCGTACGACGTTGTGGCGCATCGAGAACGGCAAGTTTCCGGTCAAGATGAACACCGTACGAGGTCTCTGCTGGTTCTACGGTGCCGACGCGGAAACCACGGACGCGTTGACCCGGCTCGCCGCCGCGTGCGACGAGCAGGGCTGGTGGGAGTCACACGGCGACGCCGTGCCGGACTGGTTCCGCTTGTACATCGGCCTCGAAGCCGCCGCCACCGAGATCCACAACTACAATCCCGATTTGGTCCACGGCCTGTTGCAGACGCCGGACTACATGCGGGCGGTGTTCCGGGCCGCCGACCCGAGGGTGCCAGAGCAGCAGATCGAGCGACTGGTGTCGCTGCGGCTGGATCGACAGATCTCCTACTACGACCGGGCCGAGCCGGCCCGGATCGTCGCGATCCTCGGCGAAGGAGCGCTGGCCCGCGAGGTCGGCGGCCCGGCGGTGATGGCCGAGCAACGCGCCCACTTGGCCAGCGTGGGTCGACGGGTACGGGTGGAAGTGCGCGTCCTGCCCGGGGCCGCTGGTGCCCACGCCGCGTTCGCAGGCGCTTTCACTGTGCTGGACTTCGCCGACCCCGACGACCCGGACGTGGTCTACGTCGAGTCCCATATGGGCGCTCGCTACATGGAGCGTCCGGAGGAGTTGGCGGAGTACCGTCGAGTTTTCCGGCTGATCCGCGACCAGTCGATCCCGATCGAGGAGTACCTACGATGA
- a CDS encoding GNAT family protein, with translation MSSSLWVGDLVRLRAIEPDDDGYYLDFAEDTEDERSVFRVEPPRSTAQLRQEIAAVGTWQPGSDCFALAIERVDNPGMIGAISTRDTDPRSGSFSYGLAIARDQRRHGHATEAARILLRYMFTQRRYHKCLVDIHATNVASLRLHERLGFVVEGLLREQEYFDGRYQDVVLMGLLGPDFPATRGGAEVP, from the coding sequence ATGTCGAGCTCACTGTGGGTCGGTGACCTCGTCCGGTTACGGGCGATCGAACCCGATGACGATGGCTACTACCTGGACTTTGCTGAGGACACCGAGGACGAGCGGTCCGTGTTCCGGGTCGAGCCGCCGCGCTCGACCGCGCAGCTCCGGCAGGAGATCGCCGCTGTCGGCACCTGGCAGCCCGGAAGTGACTGCTTCGCGCTGGCCATCGAACGGGTCGACAACCCGGGAATGATCGGGGCGATCTCGACCCGCGACACGGACCCACGCAGCGGCAGCTTCAGCTACGGCCTCGCTATCGCGCGGGACCAACGGCGCCACGGCCATGCGACGGAAGCCGCACGAATCCTGCTGCGCTACATGTTCACGCAACGGCGCTACCACAAGTGCCTTGTGGACATTCACGCTACCAACGTCGCTTCGCTGCGGCTGCACGAACGACTGGGATTCGTCGTCGAAGGGCTACTTCGCGAACAGGAGTACTTCGACGGCAGGTATCAGGATGTCGTACTGATGGGACTGCTGGGTCCCGATTTTCCTGCCACGCGTGGCGGAGCCGAGGTGCCATGA
- a CDS encoding alpha/beta fold hydrolase yields the protein MAHARLRFGPYELDLDGRQLRYHGQQVRAEPRAIELLCHLAAHRDRVVTRQQLLDTVWSGHPVSESAITAALHAARQAVGDTGGGQEIIRTVHRRGYQFVADVAPAVATAAARGNYDAVRFCQTRDGAQLAYTVTGSGPPLVSTANWLTHLGLDRRDPMWQHWRRDLLRPSRRALRYDDRGCGMSDWCPPSAAPQVWVEDLDTVADAAGYDRFPLIGVAQGAATAIAYAALRPHRVSRVILISSHARGRQARARTDLDRRVADVDLSLATVAWQSADPAFLRAYAAQFLPNATPAEWDAYLAFTQRTTSPENMVRFFEILATMDVFPLARQVRCPTLILHSRGDTRIPAADARELASLIDDSQLVLLDSTNHLLSGAEPAWAELVRHVDDFLAD from the coding sequence GTGGCACACGCGCGACTCCGATTCGGCCCGTACGAGCTGGACCTGGACGGCCGGCAGTTGCGCTACCACGGCCAGCAGGTCCGCGCCGAACCCCGCGCCATCGAGCTGCTGTGCCACCTCGCCGCGCACCGCGACCGGGTCGTCACCCGACAGCAGCTCCTCGACACCGTCTGGTCCGGACACCCCGTCAGCGAATCCGCGATCACCGCTGCCCTGCACGCCGCCCGCCAGGCCGTCGGCGACACCGGAGGCGGTCAGGAGATCATCCGCACCGTCCACCGGCGTGGCTACCAGTTCGTCGCCGACGTCGCCCCGGCCGTCGCCACCGCCGCCGCCCGAGGAAACTACGATGCCGTCCGGTTCTGCCAGACCAGGGACGGCGCCCAACTCGCGTACACCGTCACCGGCAGCGGGCCACCGCTGGTCTCCACCGCCAACTGGCTCACCCACCTCGGCCTCGACCGCCGCGACCCGATGTGGCAGCACTGGCGCCGGGACCTGCTGCGGCCCAGTCGGCGGGCGCTGCGCTACGACGACCGGGGCTGCGGCATGTCCGACTGGTGCCCACCGTCGGCAGCACCGCAGGTGTGGGTCGAGGACCTCGACACCGTCGCCGACGCCGCCGGCTACGACCGTTTCCCGCTCATCGGCGTGGCGCAGGGCGCCGCCACTGCCATCGCCTACGCGGCGCTACGCCCACACCGGGTCAGCCGGGTGATCCTGATCAGCAGCCACGCCCGGGGCCGGCAGGCGCGTGCCCGCACCGACCTGGACCGCCGGGTCGCCGACGTCGACCTGAGCCTCGCCACGGTCGCCTGGCAGTCCGCCGACCCGGCCTTCCTGCGCGCCTACGCCGCCCAGTTCCTGCCCAACGCCACCCCGGCCGAATGGGACGCCTACCTCGCCTTCACCCAACGGACGACGTCCCCGGAGAACATGGTCCGCTTCTTCGAGATCCTCGCCACGATGGACGTCTTCCCGCTGGCCCGCCAGGTCCGCTGCCCCACGCTGATCCTGCACTCCCGGGGCGACACCCGGATCCCCGCCGCCGACGCGCGGGAACTCGCCTCGCTGATCGACGACAGCCAACTGGTGCTGCTCGACAGCACCAACCATCTGCTGTCCGGTGCCGAACCCGCCTGGGCCGAGCTGGTCCGACACGTCGACGACTTCCTCGCCGACTGA